The genomic interval CTTCGCCCTCGCGCGTCAGCAGGCTGACGCTGCCCATCTTGCGCAGGTACAGACGCACCGGGTCGTTGGACTTGCCACCCGGCTCGTCGTCCTCGTCCTTCTCGTCCTCGTCGACGTCTTCCTTCTCCTCCTCGACGGTGACGGTGGGCTTGATCTCGTTGTTCTGGGCGGCCTTCTGCGCGTCGACAATCTCGATGTCGTTGTCGCCGAACATGCTCATCACGTCGTCGATTTGATCCGACGACACGATGTCCGCGGGCAACGCGTCATTCACCTCGTCATAGGTGAGGAAGCCCTTCTCACGGCCCGCGGCGAGCAGGTCCTTGACCTCCTTGCGCTCGGCGACCGGGTCCTCCTCGACGTCGTCCTCGACGGCATCCGGGTCCACCTCGACGGCGGCGGCGGCCTCTTCCGCGGCCTCCTCCGGGTCCACGTCCTCGGAGACCGAAGCGACGCCCTTCTTCTTCTTCGTCGTCTTCTCGACGGCCTCCGCCGTGGCCTCCTTCGCCTGGACGGACTCCTTCTCCTCCGCGCCCGCCTTCACCCCAGCGCCCTTCGCCGCGGGACTGTCCGGAGCCTTCTTCTTGCGGATCACCGGATCCACCTTCTTCTTGGTGGGCTTCACGGACGCCTTCGAGGGCTTCTGCGTCGGCATTCGGGTACTTCTCCTTAAGAAATTCAGATGCTTGAGGCCTGGGGCGAGCCGGCCGATCTAGCGCAAAGTCAGGGTTTCTTACAAACGCGAACTCAAACCGGTTGCATGGGCGCCTTTGTTCCCGGGGAAGCGGGCTTGAGCTCCTCCAGGACACGCTTCTTGAGGGCCAGCAGTTCCACTCGCTCCGCCTGGAGCTGGCGAGTCTCTTCCGTCAGGTCGAACGCTCCCAACGTCTGCTCTGTCGCACGGGTTATATAAGCCAGCCGCTCGTTGATGCGCCGCACCATGATCTCCTGGCAGATGGTGGAGAACGCATGCTCGAGCTCCTGGCCGTCCGTGGGGAGCTGGCGCCAGGAGGTTTCAATGGCTCGCTTCACCGCGTCCGACGACTCGTAGAGCGCGTCCTGCGTGCCTTGTCCCGTCGTCGCGTGCATGAGCGCCATGCGCAATCCCATGTGGGACAGCTCGTCACAGACTCGAAAGACATCCCTGCCAAGCAGGCGGGGCTCCCTCAGCACGGCGGCCACGTAGAGCGCCTCCATGGGGGCGGGAGGCTTCTCGGCGGGCGGGCGGGCGGGCGTGGGCGCAGCCGTGGCGCCGGGAGAGGAGGCGGGCTTGGGGAGCGGGACCTTGCTGCGCAGCGAGGCCTCCACGTCGGCGGCGCGCCAGCCGAAGTGCTCCGCGAGCGCGGAGAACAGGGAGGAGCGCACCAGGCCCACCGGCACCTGGGCCGCCACGGGCTTGAGTCGCTCGAGCGCCGCCATCTTCTCCTCGAAGGTAGCTCCCTTGCCCTGGGGCAGCAGGGAGGCGAACAGGTGGGTGGTGAGCGGCTGCGCGCCCTCGAGCAATTGCTCCACACCCTCTGCTCCCTCTCGACGCGCGAACGTGTCGGGATCATCCCCTTGGGGAAGCAGCGCCACCCGGGCGGTTGCCCCGGCGGCGAGCAGGGGGCCGGCGAGCCGCTCCACGGCCGCAAGGCCCGCCGAGTCCCCGTCGAGCAGCAACACCAGCTCCCGCGCCTCGCCCCGCCTGAGCACCTGGAGGTGTCCGGCGGTGAGGTTGGTGGAGCACAGCGCGACGGCATGGCGGACACCGACTTGATGCAAGCCAATGCAGTCGAAGTAACCCTCCACGAGCACGGCGGCCTTGCGCTTGCGGACCTCGTCGCGCGCCTGGTCCATGCCAAACAACGTCTCGCTCTTGTTGTAGAGCCGGGACTCGCGGGAGTTGAGGTACTTGGGGCCTTCCTCGGCGTTCACCAGGCGGCCGCCAAAGGCGATGGGCCGGCCTTCCGGCGCGCG from Myxococcus stipitatus carries:
- the dnaG gene encoding DNA primase → MIPEHKIQEVLERVDLVGLISRHVELKKAGREWKGRCPFHQEKTPSFYVVPEKHFYFCHGCRASGDAVSFVQRYLGKTFLDAVRDLARELGIDLEAQQDPGMRERQQLKEATDQAAEHFRSLLWHHDEGRAARAYIDSRGVSDETAQAFGLGWAPAAWSLLAERFQKTGMLDAGMKAGLVLKRNAGDGCFDFFRSRLMVPIRAPEGRPIAFGGRLVNAEEGPKYLNSRESRLYNKSETLFGMDQARDEVRKRKAAVLVEGYFDCIGLHQVGVRHAVALCSTNLTAGHLQVLRRGEARELVLLLDGDSAGLAAVERLAGPLLAAGATARVALLPQGDDPDTFARREGAEGVEQLLEGAQPLTTHLFASLLPQGKGATFEEKMAALERLKPVAAQVPVGLVRSSLFSALAEHFGWRAADVEASLRSKVPLPKPASSPGATAAPTPARPPAEKPPAPMEALYVAAVLREPRLLGRDVFRVCDELSHMGLRMALMHATTGQGTQDALYESSDAVKRAIETSWRQLPTDGQELEHAFSTICQEIMVRRINERLAYITRATEQTLGAFDLTEETRQLQAERVELLALKKRVLEELKPASPGTKAPMQPV